The following nucleotide sequence is from Solidesulfovibrio carbinolicus.
GGTTACTCCCTCCCGGCCCCTCCCTTATTGGGGGTTGGGGGGTGGGCGGTTTATCGTCGCCCGTGTATGTCGTGCGGCGTCAAGCGCCGGCGCGCCCCCTCCTACGCCTTCGCCGCCCCGGCGTCGAGGAGGACGGCCGGCCGGGCCTCGGCCAGCCCCAGGACGACGTCGTAGAGAGCCAGGTAGAAAAAAGCGTAGCGCGAGACAAAGGACGTGAGGTCGTAGTCCACCAAACCATGGATGGCGACCTCGGCCATAAAGGCAGTCAGCACGGCGAAAAACATGACCAGGACGAAGTCCCCGCTGGCCGGATCGGGCGAATTCGGCGGACGGGCCAGACGGGCAAGATAGGCCATGGCGATGGGAAACGTACGCCGGATGAAAATGAAGCCCAGGAAAAAGAGCAGGAAAATGCCGGCCAAACCCATGTCGTAGTAGAAGGCGAGGTAGACGTTGTGCACCTCGAAGACCTTGATCCGGTACATGAAGCCGCCCGTGCCCAGGCCGCCGAGGATGGTCACGCCGCTTTCGCCCACACGTTTGAAGCCCTCGCGCCAGATTTTATAGCGCGTCGAGATGCCTGTGGCGTCGGAGTCGCTGGAGGACGAGGACTTCTTTTTGCTGAACAGCAACTCGCCCGTGTAGCCGAAGCCCACGAGCATCCGGTCGATGTAGCCGGGGGTGGTGACGAGCATGCCGACGATGACCAGGACGACAAACAGCGTGGTTTTGCGCAAAAACAGGCGTCTGGTGGCCGGCAGGGCCAAAATGAGCAGCACAACCGCGCCGCAAAAGCCGAGAAGCGCCCCCCGGCTGGCCGGTAGCAGCATCATGCAGAAATAGAACATGGCGGCCAGCCCCCAGCCCGCGCGCCGGGCCCTGGTCCGGGCCAGCACGGCGTAGCCGGCGGCGATGATGCTGGCCACGCTTAAGAATCCGGCGCTCTGGTTCCAGGATTCGATGCCGCCGGCCCGGGTGGTGTAGAAATAGATCTCGAACATGAGCCGCAGCTGACGGTCCAGGGGCACGTGCAGGACGTATTCCCACTCCAGGGCCCCGAGCACGCCGGCGGCGGTCATGACGGCGCTGGCGAACAGGGTCTTAAAGAGGATGTCCAGGCGGCGCGGCGTGTCGACCAAAACCATGACGGTCCAGTAAAGGAGCAGATTCGTGGCCAGACGCGCCATGTTGGCCAGCCCCCAAGCCAAGTGCGGCGTCCACAGGAGACTTGCGGCCTCGGCCGCGAAGACCAGCAGCAGCACGGGCAGGAAGGCCGAACGCGGCCGTAGCGACAGCCGGCCCTGGGCGGACCGGGCGAGCATTCCGAGAAACGTGAAAACCAGTGGAAAGACGTAGGGATAGAGGTGAAGTTGCAGGGTATTGACGACCAGGCCGTAGATGTTTGGCGAGGCCAGGATGAGGCAAAAGGCGGTGGCGCACAGGCCGAAAAAAGGGCTGGCCAGACAGGCGACCAAAAGGGCGAGGCTTGCGGCCCCGGCCAGGGCCGCCCACCAGGACAGGCCCGAGGCGGCCAGGACCACGGCGGCCAGCCCCCCGCCGGCCAGAACGGCGGCGACGGCGGCGGCATAGCGGGGCGCGGCCGGGGCGCGCGGGGCGATGTGGTCGTTCAAGGGTTATCCGGTCTGGCCGGTTCGGGCCGGAAACGCCGGAAGGACCTGCTTGCGGGCAACCGTGTGCATGGGGAAATCATTACCGAAAACAGCCTGCCTTGTCCCGCGTCGCATCAGGAGCCGCCGGCCGACGCCCCGGAGGCCGAGGCGCAGTCGGCCGGACACACGCCGCGCGAGCGCTCGAAATCGTCGCACACCCCGTCGCCGCATTTGCCGGCCGCGCCGGGGGGCGGACCGGGGAACCGCCGGATGAACCGGACGAAACCCGCAGCGTCGGCGAGGCCGGCTTGATGCCGGACGAGGCCGGGGCCGCCGGGCTGGACGACGAGCCGGACGACTGGGCACAATCGGCCGGGCACACGCCGCGCGAGCGCTCGAAATCGTCGCATACGCCGTCGCCGCATTTGCCGGCCGCCCCAGCAGGCGGACCGCCGACCGGGCCAGGGCTCGACGCCGGCGGCGTCACGCCGGCCGGAGTCGCCGAGCTGGACGATGCGCCGCAATCAGCCGGGCACACGCCGCGGGAACGCTCGAAATCGTCGCACACCCCGTCGCCGCATTTGCCGGCCGCCCCAGCAGGCGGACTGCCGGCCGGGCCTGGGTTCGACGCCGGCGGCGTCACACCGGCCGGAGTCGCCGAGCTGGACGATGCGCCGCAATCGGCCGGGCACACGCCGCGTGAGCGTTCGAAGTCGTCGCACACGCCGTCGCCGCATTTGCCGGCCGCGCCCCCAGGCGGACCGCCGGCCGGAGCGCCGACCGGTCCAGCGGCCGGACCGCCGGACGTTGTGTCGGAGGGCGGCGTCTGGCCGCCGGGACGGCAGGCGGCGTACTCTTCCTCGCTGACCCGGCCGTCGCGGTCAGCGTCGCAAGCAAGATCGCTGCGGCAGTAATTGATCAGCGCCAGTTCGGTGAGCCGGCAGCCGGCCGGAGCGCCGGCCCCGGCGTCGCAGCCGTTTCGGCGGCGCAGTTCCGTGATGGTATCGCAGGGGCCGCGCCCGGGCGCGGGCTTCCAGGCCTCGATGGCCTTTATGGCCGACAGGGCGTGGGCCGTGCGCCAGGTGGGCAGCCAGGCATTGGCCGTGTCCGGGTCGAGCAGATCCACGGCGTAGCCCATGACGCCGCCCAGGCTTTTGACGCCGCAGCCGATGGCGAGCAGGTAGTTGACCTGCTCCTTGCTCTCCCCGGCACCGGGCGCCCGGCCCGGCTCGTGGCCGTTTTCTGACGCCACCCAGGCCAGCTTGCCGGCGGCCACGATCCGCTCCACGGAGCGCAGGATCAGGTCGAGCTGGTCATTTTCAAAAAACAGCGGCTGGCCAAAGCGCGGATTGGGATTGAAAAACACCCCGTCGATGGCGGGATGCGCCCTGGCCGAGGCCCTGGCCCGGGCGTTGAGGAACAGCACGTGTTTGCTGTCCAGGGACTTGAAAAGCCTGGCGAAGTAGTCGGTTTCGTCGTCCCTGGCCCAGTTGCGGAAGGCGTAGAAATCCATGCCCTTGGGCGTAAGCCATTGGGCCGGGTCGCCGTCGCGGTCGTTGGCGGCGTCGGGAAAGGGGCGGCGGGTAAACAGGGCCGGATCGCGCACCAGCTCGGCCGGCGGCGGCACGCGGAAATCGGTGAGCGACACCTTGGGATCGCCCCAGGCCTGGCGCAGGCCGGCGTCGGTCCCGTAGCGGGCCGTGAGCCAGGAGCGAAAACGGGCGGTGAAATCCGGGGAATAGTCGGTGAACATCATGGGCCGGCGGCCCAGGCCCGGCCCGCCGCCCGGGGCGTCCACCACGATATAGTTGGGGCCGTAGCCGTCCTCGCCGGTGGGGCCAAGGCCGAAGGCCCAGCCGACCAGGGCCGGATGGGTCCGGTAGCGCCCGACCAGGGCCTCGACAAAGGCCCCGAAATCCCGCCGGGCCTCCAGGCTGCCCATGCTCGGGTTGGCGTAGGCCGTGCCGTAGGCGTCGGTCTCGCAGGACCGGCAGGCCGAACGTTCCTGATATCCGGCTCCCTGAGGGAAGCCCTGCTCGGCCAGCCACCAGCCGGGCAGGAAATGGTTGGCCGAGGTCTTGAGCACCACCTGGGCCTTGCGCCTGGCCGCATGGTCCATGACGGCGTCCAGGGGGGCGAAGTCGTAGCGGGCCGCTTGCAGCGTGGCCGGCCGGGCCGGGGAGCGGTCGATGTCACTCCACCAGACGCTGGCCATGACCAGACGCACGCCCTGGGCCAGGGCCGTGTCCACGGCCCGCTTCATGGCCTCGACCCAGCGGGGATCGCCGTATTCGGGCTGGCCAGGCATGGGATTGCCTCGGCCGGGATAGTAGTAGATTTCGACAAAACCCGAGGTGACCGGCTTGCCATCGACAAGAAGGACCGGCCGGCCGCCCTCGCGGCCAACGGCGCTTGGGGCGGCCAGGGCGCTGTTTGCGCCGGCCAGGCCGGCGGCCAGGATCAGGCAGGACAGGAAAGCCGTCAGGCGAGCGCGGATCATGGGCAGCTCCTGGGGCCGGCGGCCCCGGCCGGATCAGACGGCCGCGACGCCCAGGGTCGCGCCTGCTCCGGTCTGGCCGGCCACGGCCCAAGCCGTGGCCGAAGGGTCGGCGACAAGGAGATTGCCGCCAACGAGGTTTTTCCCGGCAAACCCTTCGAAATCATACGCATACCGGGTGGCCCGAAAGACATTGTTGGCATAGCCCAGGCCCACGGCCTCGGCCGACTCCCCTTGTTGCAACAAGCCCTGGTCGGTGTCCGGGTTGACGTAGCTCCAGACCGTTTCCCCGGCCGGCGTAATCTCCATCAGGGTTCCGGTCGCGCCGAGCGTCACCAAGGTATCGCCGTTTTCCACACGCTGGGCACCGGAAACGTAAGCCGAATAAAAGCCGGCCACGTCGCCGTCGGGATAGCGCCAAACCACCTCGGGTTCGGCAAAGGACCCGTCGGGGTCGCGCCGATACGCGCCGTCCTCGTCCACGGGCAGGACCAGTTCCAGCACGTGGGAATACTCGCCGTACGGACTTTGCCAGCCGTTGTTGAAGACCAGCACGTTGCCGGCTCCGGGCAGGCCGCTTTCGATCCACAAAGCGTCGTGCTGGCCGTAAAGCGTCTGATCGGCCAGCGTGCCGGCGTCGTAGGCCCGGGGGTTGCCGAAACGGTAGAGGAGATCGCCGCCGTGGCCGGCCTTGCCGCCGGTGGAGCCGGCCGCCTCGGCCGTGGTCGTGCCGTGGTCGATGATCCAGACCTCGCTTTGGGTGTGGACGCTTAACATGATCTGGTCGGTTTGCGCATTGTAATCGATGCCGTTTATATGGGTCCAGTCGGAATCGACCTTGCCGGTTTCCTTGACCAGAGCGCCGAGGGAATTGATGTTGATGCGCTCGGGATGGCTCGACACCTGGCCGTAGTCGGGCAGGGCCGGGTTCTCGTCTTGCACGAGATGGTCCCAGGCGTGCCATTCCCAGACGATCTGCCCCGAATTAGGCCCGGTCTTTTGGACCTCGACCACGGAATCGACCAGCAGGCCCTTGGTGGGGATAAAGGCCGGAGAACGGCCGGCCAGATAGGCTTCCTGGGGGCTTTTGTATTCCCAGGCCACCAGCAGCAGGTTGCCGTTGGGCATGACGCAAAAATCGTGGTGCTGGCTGTAGTCCTCGCCGATGTACTTGTAGCTCCACACCAGGTTGCCTTCCCAGTCGAACTCCTCGATAAGACCGCCGGCCGGAGCGCTCATCTTGCCGACGTGGGCGTTGCGGTAGGCGACGGCGGAGCGCACGAGGTCGCCGTTGCCCAGAAGATAGGCCGCTCCCGCGCCGACATGGGGACTCGTCCAAGAGTTGACGACCTGGCCGGCATTGTCAAGGAGCCAGGTGTCGTGGCCGAACAAGGTTGCAACAAGGGTCAGGCCGGGCTGGGCGGCGACGTCGGCCGTGAAAAGGCCGACGGTTTGTTCCTGGGCGTTGCCGGTGGTCATGGGCGGTTCCTGGGTCTGTCCGACGAAGCAATGCCCGGCCGGCCGACGACGCCCCGGGCAGGCCTTTTGGGGCCACGCCGTTCCTGATATTTCACCAGACTGGGGGCGAAAACGTCCCCTCTCCTACCTTTGTGGTGGTAGACGCAACCCCTTGGCTCGTCAAGACGAGCCGGTTCCGGTTGCCACTGGAACCGTTGCCGACGTTATTGACAGACAGGTTGTTGCGTGATCTATATGACAATTCTTGTCTCTAAATATTGGTAAAGGACTTGTTTGCCAGCACGGAAAGAGGTCTGTCATCTTGCTTGCTTCATTATTCAAGCCACGCCGTCGCAGTGCTTCCTCCAGGGATATTCCAATGCCAACGAGCGCCCCGCCGAAGCCGCCCCTGTCCCGGGCCTATACGTTGAAGGCTTCCAAGATTCCAAACTACTTCGAAGTGTTGCTGGAAAATCCGGAGCCGGAGGTCTTTGACACGGCGGTTTTGGCCAAGTCCGGCTTCCGCTACGCCATTGACCGGACCTTCATCGACATCCTCAAGGGTTTGGGATTTTTGAACGAAGCCGGCCAACCCACCCGGCGCTATCGGGATTTCCGTGACCACCGCCAAGCCGCCGCAGCATTGCGCCTGGGGCTGACCGAAGCCTACGCCGGCCTGCTGGCCGCTCTGCCCGATGCCGCAGTATGTTCCGAACGCGAGATCATGGAGGCCGTGTCCCAATATTTCGAAGGGGAATTAAACGACATGGCCGTCGGCGGCATTGCCGCCACCTACCTGGCCCTGACGCGCTACGCGGCCAGCCTCGACAACGGCGCGGCCAGCGCCGACGCGGCGGCCATTGTCGGCGCGGTGCAACGCTCGGCTACGGCCACGCTTGCGGCGTTCGAACCGCCCTCTGCGTCCCCCGACGCCAGAGGCCTTTCGGCCGCAGCTGTGGCCGAGCCTGCGGCCGAGCCGGCCGCCAATCCCGAGCCTGTGGCCGACCCCGAGCCGGTCGCGACGGCCAGCCCCGCGCTTGACGCGACGCCCCTGGCCGGGCCAGAGCCGGGCGCCGCCCCGAAAACGACAAACAAAACCGAAGGCGCGCCGGGCATCGTCATCGAGGCCTGCCCCCCCGAAGCCTGCAACCAAACCCAAGGGACGTCCCAACGCGCCATTATCCACATCACCCTGCCGGCCAGCACCGACGAGGCGGTCTACGACGCCATTTTCGCCAGTTTGAAGCGTCATCTGCTGTCGCCGGGCGACAGTGCCTAGAGCGTTTCCCCCGCAGCAACGCCGCCCAAACGGCGTGTTGGCCGCCTGACGCACCCCAAAAAACACGCGCCGCTCCAAGCCGCAGTCTGCGGCATGGAGCGGCGCGCGCGCTCTCGTATTCCATCAATCGCGGAAAAGACCGGCCGCTACTTCGGCAGTGCCTTCCACTCCTCAATCACTTTCTTGCAGGCCGGGCTGGCCTTGTCGAGATTTTCCGGTTTGGCCACGCAACCGCGCCGGCCGCCGCCGCCTTTTTGCACATCGGCGCAGGGGCCGCCCGGGGCAATGAGCGCGGCGCATTCTTTTTCAAACAACGCCCGGTTGGCCGTGTCGGCCGCTTCATCAGCGGCAAAGGCTGTTGCGCTCACCAGCGACAAGGCCATCACAAACAGCAAGCATCGCATGATCTTCCCTCCTGACGGTGTTGGAGTTCGGAAAAAGTCAGCAAACTGACGCGATCATCTGTTGAAAAGAACCTCCGCTTGGGATATGCTTGAAGCCTTCCCAGCAAGTTCAAAAAATCACAAAGTCTGCGTCTTGTCCAGTGAAAAGTTGCTTCCGGCAATGAATATGTTGCGGCCACTGCTACCGGCGCATCACCGCAGCATCAGCGCAAACACGCCCCACCCCAGGTATTCGCGGGTGTACGCGGCGTAGCGCACGGGTTCCGAGGTCAGCTTGGACCGAACCTCTTCCGCCAGCTCGTCGGCAGGGTTGGCTTCAAGCCAGCGGCGCATGGTGAGCCATTTGGCCGCCTCGTAGCGGTCCCAGCCGTCCTGGTCGGCCAGGACCATCTCCACGACGTCGCAGCCCAGGCGGCCAAAAGACGCAAGCAGTTCCGGGAGCGTGAGAAAGTCGGCGACCGCGCCGGCCAGACAGCCCTTGGCGACGTCTTCCGTCGGCGGCAATTGCCACCAGTAGGGTTCGCCGATGAGGATGATTCCGCCTTCTCGCAGGCTTTGCGACAAAAGCGCAATCGTGCCGGCGACGCCGCCACCGATCCAGGTGGCCCCGACGCAGGCGGCCACATCCACCTTCTCGTCGACGACATAGCCAGCGGCGTCGCCGTGGACAAACCGGACGCGGTCGGCGACGCCGAGCTCCACGGCCCGGCTCCTCGCCTGCTCGGTGAACAAGGAACTCATGTCCACGCCGACGCCGCGTATGCCGTGATCGCGGGCCCAGGTGCACAGCATCTCCCCCGACCCGCTGCCGAGATCGAGGATGCGCGTCCCGGGTTCCAGACGCAACGCTTGGCCCAGAACGGCGAACTTGTCGGGCGTGAACGGGTTGTGGATGCGATGCGCGCTTTCCGTGATGGTGAAAATCCGTGGAATGTCCATTGGGAAAAGCTCCTTCGTGGGGTGAAGGCATTCAAAACGCGTCGGTTAGGCGACCATGCCCTTCATCGTTATGATTGGAACAGCTTTGGAGCAAATCATCAAGGCAACAAAAAAGAGACTACCGACCGAGTCAGTAGTCCCCAAAATCGTGGCGTCCGAGGCCGGAATCGAACCGGCACGTCCCGAAGAACAAGGGATTTTAAGTCCCTATTTGGTCGTTTCACGGGGTTTCACTCGGCCTCACAAATATAGCTGAAAACCATTGATTTTACTAGAGTAATGCCCTAACCTCTTTTCACTGCTTGTCACTCATTTTCACCCCGTTTCCATGTTTTTTGGGGGACAGGTGGGGGACAAAGTAGGGCCAAGGGATTCAAAGTCACGCACTGGAATGCCAGTGGGGGACAAACCAGGGGACAGCCATGGCCTACACCTGGAAGCAAACCAAGCATGAAGGCGTCCGGTATCGGGAACACCCAACCCGCAAGCACGGCGTGAAGCCTGACCAGTATTTCGCCATCCGGTATCGCGTGGACGGCGTGCGCCGCGAGGAAGCCCTCGGCTGGGCGTCCCAAGGATGGACGGCGGCCAAGGCGGCCCAGACCCTTGCGGACCTTAAAAAAGCGGCCACGACAGGCGAAGGCCCGACCTCCCTTGCCGAGAAGCGCGAGCAAGCCGATGCCCGACGCAAAGCCGAACAGGCCGCTATGGCGCGTGAGGCCCGGCAAGGCGTGACCTTCGATGCCTTTTGGCAAGACGACTACGTGATTGCCCTCCGCAACCGGGTCAAGCCCGAGTCGTATCAAAAGGAAGAGGCCCACTTCAGGTTTTGGTTATCCCCGACCCTCGGCAAGCTGCCACTGCGCGAAATCACCGAAGCCGACCTTGAGCGCGTCCAAGACAAAATCAGGGCCGCCGGCCTGTCCGACCGATCCCATGAGTACATCATGGGCACGTTCCGTCGCGTCTGGAGGCACGCCTTCAAGCGTAAGATCGTGGCCGTGGAGTGCCCCGTGGGCAAGCTGGACATCCCCAAGCCCGTCAACACCCGGCTCCGCGTCCTGACCCCGGAGGAAATTCAAGCCCTCCTGGCGGAACTGGCGACCGTGGACCAGACCGCCCATGACCTGACCGTCTTTGCGCTGCTCACTGGTTGCCGGGCCTCCGAGGCGTTCAAGCTGCGCTGGGAAAACGTGGACTTCGTGCGCGAGGCCGCCCTTTTCCCCGAGACGAAGAACCGCGAACCCCGCGAAGTCTTCCTTGCCGCCGACGTGCTGGATATGCTGAAACGCCGAGGCCCCGGCCGCCCTGGCGAGTATGTCTTCACCAAGCGCGACGGCACGCCCTACGACGCCGCCCCCTCCTCCTTCAAGACGACACTGGAACGCCTGGGATTCAACGAAGGACGCGCTCCGCGTGACCGGGCCACGTTCCACAATTTGCGGCACAGCGCCGCCACCTACGCGGCCAGACGCGGCGTCCCGGTCAAGGACATGCAGACCATTTTCGGCTGGAAGACCCCGAGCATGGTTTTCCGCTACGCCAAGGGCAGCGAGGATGTGCAGCGCCGAGCCATGAAGGGACTCGCCAGCGCGTTCATGGAGGATAAGGGCGGGAAGGTGGTCCCGTTCCCTGCCGGGAAGGCCGAAGGCGAATAGCCCCCCTTGCCTTCTGTATATACAGCGATATATTCACCGGAGAGTGGCGTTGAACTTCACATGGGACGAAGACAAGCGGCGGGCGAATCTTTCAAAGCATGGGCTGGACTTCGAGGCGGCCGAAAAGCTGTTTGACGACTACCGCCTGGAACACCTCGACACCCGCCGGGATTATGGAGAGGACCGATGGATTGCCCTTGGCCTGATTCACGGCAACGTGGCGGTTCTGGTTTACACGGAACGCGGCGAGGACATCCGGGTCATCTCCCTTCGGAAAGCCACGCCCGAGGAGCGGCAAATTTATGAGCAAGTACGATTCAAGCGACTTGGCCCGGCTTGAGGCCATGACCGACGCCGAGGCCATCCAGAACGCCCTGGACGACGCCGATAGCCCCCCCACCGACGCGGCATTTTGGGCCGACGCCGAACTGGTTGACCCGGAACCCAAGAAGGTGCCCGTCTGCATCCGCGTCCGCCCGGACATCCTGAAATTCTTCAAGCAGCGCGGCCCCGGATATCAAACCCGCATCAATCAAGTCTTGGAAGCCTACGTCGCCCACCAGGAGAAGCGGGCCGGCAGAGAGCGACAAGGACCGACATTTCCCCGGCTAGGCTGCGACTGATCATCGTGGCCGAAAAGACGGACTCCCACCGCCCTGCCGGGGTTTTTTTGGGAGATGAGCATGGGAGGCTCAAAGTGAAAAAAGCGTATTTCTGGCACAGAGGCAAGAAGCATCTATGGACTGACACTTATGGATTTTTTCTCTGCCATTGAAAACGGCCTCCCTTCTTATGA
It contains:
- a CDS encoding BrnA antitoxin family protein, which translates into the protein MSKYDSSDLARLEAMTDAEAIQNALDDADSPPTDAAFWADAELVDPEPKKVPVCIRVRPDILKFFKQRGPGYQTRINQVLEAYVAHQEKRAGRERQGPTFPRLGCD
- a CDS encoding O-antigen ligase family protein, translating into MNDHIAPRAPAAPRYAAAVAAVLAGGGLAAVVLAASGLSWWAALAGAASLALLVACLASPFFGLCATAFCLILASPNIYGLVVNTLQLHLYPYVFPLVFTFLGMLARSAQGRLSLRPRSAFLPVLLLVFAAEAASLLWTPHLAWGLANMARLATNLLLYWTVMVLVDTPRRLDILFKTLFASAVMTAAGVLGALEWEYVLHVPLDRQLRLMFEIYFYTTRAGGIESWNQSAGFLSVASIIAAGYAVLARTRARRAGWGLAAMFYFCMMLLPASRGALLGFCGAVVLLILALPATRRLFLRKTTLFVVLVIVGMLVTTPGYIDRMLVGFGYTGELLFSKKKSSSSSDSDATGISTRYKIWREGFKRVGESGVTILGGLGTGGFMYRIKVFEVHNVYLAFYYDMGLAGIFLLFFLGFIFIRRTFPIAMAYLARLARPPNSPDPASGDFVLVMFFAVLTAFMAEVAIHGLVDYDLTSFVSRYAFFYLALYDVVLGLAEARPAVLLDAGAAKA
- a CDS encoding BrnT family toxin, with the translated sequence MNFTWDEDKRRANLSKHGLDFEAAEKLFDDYRLEHLDTRRDYGEDRWIALGLIHGNVAVLVYTERGEDIRVISLRKATPEERQIYEQVRFKRLGPA
- a CDS encoding SAM-dependent methyltransferase, with amino-acid sequence MDIPRIFTITESAHRIHNPFTPDKFAVLGQALRLEPGTRILDLGSGSGEMLCTWARDHGIRGVGVDMSSLFTEQARSRAVELGVADRVRFVHGDAAGYVVDEKVDVAACVGATWIGGGVAGTIALLSQSLREGGIILIGEPYWWQLPPTEDVAKGCLAGAVADFLTLPELLASFGRLGCDVVEMVLADQDGWDRYEAAKWLTMRRWLEANPADELAEEVRSKLTSEPVRYAAYTREYLGWGVFALMLR
- a CDS encoding beta-galactosidase; translated protein: MIRARLTAFLSCLILAAGLAGANSALAAPSAVGREGGRPVLLVDGKPVTSGFVEIYYYPGRGNPMPGQPEYGDPRWVEAMKRAVDTALAQGVRLVMASVWWSDIDRSPARPATLQAARYDFAPLDAVMDHAARRKAQVVLKTSANHFLPGWWLAEQGFPQGAGYQERSACRSCETDAYGTAYANPSMGSLEARRDFGAFVEALVGRYRTHPALVGWAFGLGPTGEDGYGPNYIVVDAPGGGPGLGRRPMMFTDYSPDFTARFRSWLTARYGTDAGLRQAWGDPKVSLTDFRVPPPAELVRDPALFTRRPFPDAANDRDGDPAQWLTPKGMDFYAFRNWARDDETDYFARLFKSLDSKHVLFLNARARASARAHPAIDGVFFNPNPRFGQPLFFENDQLDLILRSVERIVAAGKLAWVASENGHEPGRAPGAGESKEQVNYLLAIGCGVKSLGGVMGYAVDLLDPDTANAWLPTWRTAHALSAIKAIEAWKPAPGRGPCDTITELRRRNGCDAGAGAPAGCRLTELALINYCRSDLACDADRDGRVSEEEYAACRPGGQTPPSDTTSGGPAAGPVGAPAGGPPGGAAGKCGDGVCDDFERSRGVCPADCGASSSSATPAGVTPPASNPGPAGSPPAGAAGKCGDGVCDDFERSRGVCPADCGASSSSATPAGVTPPASSPGPVGGPPAGAAGKCGDGVCDDFERSRGVCPADCAQSSGSSSSPAAPASSGIKPASPTLRVSSGSSGGSPVRPPARPANAATGCATISSARAACVRPTAPRPPGRRPAAPDATRDKAGCFR
- a CDS encoding DUF5343 domain-containing protein; translated protein: MPTSAPPKPPLSRAYTLKASKIPNYFEVLLENPEPEVFDTAVLAKSGFRYAIDRTFIDILKGLGFLNEAGQPTRRYRDFRDHRQAAAALRLGLTEAYAGLLAALPDAAVCSEREIMEAVSQYFEGELNDMAVGGIAATYLALTRYAASLDNGAASADAAAIVGAVQRSATATLAAFEPPSASPDARGLSAAAVAEPAAEPAANPEPVADPEPVATASPALDATPLAGPEPGAAPKTTNKTEGAPGIVIEACPPEACNQTQGTSQRAIIHITLPASTDEAVYDAIFASLKRHLLSPGDSA
- a CDS encoding tyrosine-type recombinase/integrase, which codes for MAYTWKQTKHEGVRYREHPTRKHGVKPDQYFAIRYRVDGVRREEALGWASQGWTAAKAAQTLADLKKAATTGEGPTSLAEKREQADARRKAEQAAMAREARQGVTFDAFWQDDYVIALRNRVKPESYQKEEAHFRFWLSPTLGKLPLREITEADLERVQDKIRAAGLSDRSHEYIMGTFRRVWRHAFKRKIVAVECPVGKLDIPKPVNTRLRVLTPEEIQALLAELATVDQTAHDLTVFALLTGCRASEAFKLRWENVDFVREAALFPETKNREPREVFLAADVLDMLKRRGPGRPGEYVFTKRDGTPYDAAPSSFKTTLERLGFNEGRAPRDRATFHNLRHSAATYAARRGVPVKDMQTIFGWKTPSMVFRYAKGSEDVQRRAMKGLASAFMEDKGGKVVPFPAGKAEGE
- a CDS encoding aryl-sulfate sulfotransferase, with amino-acid sequence MTTGNAQEQTVGLFTADVAAQPGLTLVATLFGHDTWLLDNAGQVVNSWTSPHVGAGAAYLLGNGDLVRSAVAYRNAHVGKMSAPAGGLIEEFDWEGNLVWSYKYIGEDYSQHHDFCVMPNGNLLLVAWEYKSPQEAYLAGRSPAFIPTKGLLVDSVVEVQKTGPNSGQIVWEWHAWDHLVQDENPALPDYGQVSSHPERININSLGALVKETGKVDSDWTHINGIDYNAQTDQIMLSVHTQSEVWIIDHGTTTAEAAGSTGGKAGHGGDLLYRFGNPRAYDAGTLADQTLYGQHDALWIESGLPGAGNVLVFNNGWQSPYGEYSHVLELVLPVDEDGAYRRDPDGSFAEPEVVWRYPDGDVAGFYSAYVSGAQRVENGDTLVTLGATGTLMEITPAGETVWSYVNPDTDQGLLQQGESAEAVGLGYANNVFRATRYAYDFEGFAGKNLVGGNLLVADPSATAWAVAGQTGAGATLGVAAV